One stretch of Chryseobacterium indologenes DNA includes these proteins:
- a CDS encoding cupin domain-containing protein codes for MTQRNLFRTAFLLALLSLSLSCHDSDDEQPKSEYSDKIESVTLLKTTKSWDGTLYASYPTGQPEISILKISVPPNKALDWHKHPVINAAYVEKGEIQIERKEDGKTQWVKKGQVLSEMVNIAHRGKTGDKGATLIVFYSGATDIPLSEPVH; via the coding sequence ATGACTCAAAGAAATTTATTCAGAACAGCCTTTTTGTTGGCTCTACTTTCCTTATCTCTATCTTGCCATGACTCTGATGATGAACAACCTAAATCAGAATATTCAGATAAAATAGAATCTGTAACATTATTAAAAACCACAAAATCCTGGGACGGCACTCTGTATGCCAGCTACCCGACCGGACAACCGGAAATTTCTATTCTTAAAATATCCGTTCCTCCTAATAAAGCATTGGATTGGCATAAACATCCCGTCATTAATGCAGCCTATGTAGAGAAAGGAGAAATCCAGATAGAAAGAAAAGAAGACGGTAAAACACAATGGGTAAAAAAGGGGCAGGTTCTTTCTGAAATGGTCAATATTGCCCACAGGGGAAAAACGGGAGATAAAGGAGCCACTTTAATTGTATTTTATAGCGGAGCCACTGATATTCCTCTGTCTGAACCTGTCCATTAA
- a CDS encoding c-type cytochrome: MKNLFLAGTLGLLIFSCSKKENTTEVASSDAAPVSAPAQSNLSGDQIMETLDCSGCHSVNERMIGPSYQEIAAKYSDKDIELLASKIIEGGSGVWGGVPMAAHPQVSKEDAKKMVEYILSQKK, from the coding sequence ATGAAAAATTTATTTTTGGCAGGAACTTTAGGTCTTCTGATCTTTTCCTGTTCTAAAAAAGAAAATACAACAGAAGTGGCATCTTCAGATGCTGCGCCAGTGTCTGCTCCGGCTCAGTCTAATCTTTCCGGTGATCAGATCATGGAAACATTGGATTGTTCGGGGTGTCACTCTGTTAATGAAAGAATGATAGGACCTTCTTATCAGGAAATTGCGGCTAAATATTCTGACAAGGATATTGAATTGTTAGCTTCCAAGATTATAGAAGGCGGTAGTGGAGTTTGGGGCGGAGTCCCTATGGCTGCTCATCCACAGGTGTCTAAAGAAGATGCTAAAAAAATGGTGGAGTATATTCTAAGCCAGAAAAAATAA